In a genomic window of Amblyomma americanum isolate KBUSLIRL-KWMA chromosome 4, ASM5285725v1, whole genome shotgun sequence:
- the LOC144130327 gene encoding uncharacterized protein LOC144130327: MGHKSISFLGLICACCLVSANDFAWVTHEPFATENLVSIAPSGPQQISAVTPWSQQWHQSPMQHQQQLQQQQQHFQPGRMTFHSPGPWNNHGGGGGGGSGGANDIASVHLQGPGPGSWQGGGAPWQTNSVALPWHIQQQQQQQYQHQQQHHQNHHQNQGPPADISLPWSTQQPGHVATFTSLPTPPAHNPPNPWQNTGPGGGGAPWQYQQHQNHHNNQNQNNHQALQQQQHQQHPHQHQQHPNHQPQHPHPQQQPPSPPNDPQLPRTQVKLIYVPIPIVRSVTQQALPQGQWQQQGGGGNTGGASVQVIWPQQQQQQQEQGSSQGGWQPGVKARAFSVPAKAMGSAGAVIPIVISLQTTGSRGSSAAKTEFSPRVATSRVDTPRSAWW, translated from the exons ATGGGCCAC AAGAGCATCTCTTTTCTTGGGCTCATCTGCGCATGCTGCCTGGTAAGTGCAAACGACTTCGCCTGGGTGACCCACGAACCGTTCGCCACGGAGAACTTGGTGTCCATCGCCCCGTCGGGACCCCAGCAGATCAGTGCCGTGACACCATGGTCTCAACAGTGGCATCAGTCTCCcatgcagcatcagcagcaactacagcagcaacagcagcacttTCAGCCGGGGCGGATGACTTTTCATTCTCCCGGACCGTGGAATAATCACGGCGGTGGAGGAGGAGGCGGCAGCGGAGGTGCGAACGACATCGCTTCTGTTCACCTACAAGGTCCGGGCCCCGGGTCCTGGCAGGGAGGCGGTGCACCATGGCAGACAAACAGTGTCGCCTTGCCTTGGCACatacaacagcagcagcaacagcaatacCAGCACCAACAGCAACACCATCAGAACCATCACCAAAACCAAGGACCTCCCGCAGACATCTCGCTGCCCTGGTCGACGCAGCAGCCTGGTCACGTCGCCACGTTTACGTCCCTGCCGACTCCTCCCGCACACAATCCGCCTAACCCGTGGCAGAACACGGGACCGGGGGGCGGCGGTGCCCCCTGGCAGTACCAGCAGCACCAGAACCACCACAACAACCAAAACCAGAACAATCATCAGGCtttgcagcagcaacagcaccagcagcatcCGCACCAACACCAGCAGCATCCGAACCATCAGCCGCAGCATCCACATCCACAACAGCAACCTCCGTCGCCGCCGAACGACCCACAGTTGCCTAGAACGCAAGTGAAGCTCATCTATGTGCCAATACCGATCGTGAGGTCTGTCACGCAGCAGGCACTGCCGCAGGGACAGTGGCAACAGCAGGGAGGGGGAGGAAATACTGGTGGCGCCTCAGTCCAGGTCATctggccgcagcagcagcaacagcaacaggagCAGGGCAGCTCGCAGGGCGGCTGGCAGCCGGGGGTCAAGGCCAGAGCGTTCTCTGTGCCGGCCAAGGCGATGGGCAGCGCTGGCGCTGTCATACCCATCGTCATATCGCTCCAGACGACGGGTTCACGTGGATCGTCCGCTGCCAAGACCGAATTCTCGCCAAGGGTGGCTACGTCTCGTGTGGACACGCCTAGAAGCGCGTGGTGGTGA